The sequence AGGTGATTACACATCTTTCCCCTCGTTCCCTCCTACAGCTCTTGCATGGCATAGAGGAACGGATGGGGAGGAGAAAGACCTTTCAATGGGGGCCAAGGGTCATCGACCTGGATATACTCCTCTATGGGGCAGAGGTCATCGAGGAAAGGGGTCTCGTTATCCCCCACCCCCGTCTTCACAAGAGGGGTTTTGTCCTCATCCCCTTGGCGGAGTTGGCCCCTGATCTGATCCATCCGATATTGAAAAAGACCGTCAAGGAGCTCCTGGAAGGGGTAGAAGAGAGAGGGGTGGAGTTCTATGCCGCCCCTCCTGATGTAGAGATATTTCATTAAAATTATGCTTCCATTTCTCATTTTCAGAGAAGATATGCAAAAGGGGGTTAATCGGCCGTGGCCATAGAGTTTATCCGGGCGATAAGTGAGGGAAGAAAGATCTATGGGATACTTCATCTCCCCCGGGACCCCTCACCCCCCTGTGTCGTCGCCTCCCACGGGCTCTTCAGCAGCAAGGATAGTGATAAGTTCGTGGAGATCGGGGAGTTCTTCTCCGCCAGAGGGATCGCCCTCATCAGATATGATCATCAAGGCTGCGGTGAGAGCGAAGGGGAGATCAGCGAGACTACCGTCTCTTCCAGGATAAAGGATCTGGAGGCGATATTTGAGCTTGCGGTCAATCATCCCCTTCTAGGCGATAGCATAGGTCTGCTGGGGAGCAGTATGGGTGGGTTTATCTCCGTCTTTAAAGGGGCAGCTGATCCCAGGGTGAAGGCCCTAGCCCTCTGGGCCACCCCTTCACATTTCGGAGGGGAGAGGGAGAGGATACAAGAGGATGCTCCAGCTTTACAGGAGGCCTTTTATCAGGACATAAAGAGATACGATGCCAGGGGAGCCATTAAGGGTGTAGCTCATTGTTTAATCCTGCACGGGGAGGCAGACGAACTTGTCCCCCTGTCCCAGGCCGAAGAGCTATATAAGTCGGCCCGTTCCCCCAAACACCTGGAGGTCTTTAAGGGTGGGGACCATCGATTTATTGATCCCCAGCATCGCCAAAGGGCTATAGAGGTGAGCCTGGAGTGGTTTCAGAGGTATTTATGAGAAAATATCTTGGGTGGCTGTCCTAATTGAGATAGGCGCTCCCCTGAAGGGATTGTATAGCCTTGCGGCTTTTGTCCTGACGCCCTAGGCTCTTTGACCTCTTGCCTAGTACTTGGACCCAGGCTCAGCCACCCAAAGAAATTATACTTCAATTTTAAAAGAAGTCAACTTTAAGAATCGAGATCAGAACCGTGGGCTTACATGATATTTACTTTTTTGGAATAGTTTATGAAAAACACCCAGAATACCCCGTCCTGTGGACGGGGATAAATGCGGAGCAGAGGCAAGGGGGATGCAATTCTCCTCCTTGTTCTTCAAGATGTCCCGCTCTGTGGG comes from Deltaproteobacteria bacterium and encodes:
- the folK gene encoding 2-amino-4-hydroxy-6-hydroxymethyldihydropteridine diphosphokinase is translated as MKREVVYLGLGSNLGDKVNNCLRALEDLSSSGQNYIQAISSLYKTKPIGYREQDWFINCVAEVITHLSPRSLLQLLHGIEERMGRRKTFQWGPRVIDLDILLYGAEVIEERGLVIPHPRLHKRGFVLIPLAELAPDLIHPILKKTVKELLEGVEERGVEFYAAPPDVEIFH
- a CDS encoding alpha/beta fold hydrolase, encoding MAIEFIRAISEGRKIYGILHLPRDPSPPCVVASHGLFSSKDSDKFVEIGEFFSARGIALIRYDHQGCGESEGEISETTVSSRIKDLEAIFELAVNHPLLGDSIGLLGSSMGGFISVFKGAADPRVKALALWATPSHFGGERERIQEDAPALQEAFYQDIKRYDARGAIKGVAHCLILHGEADELVPLSQAEELYKSARSPKHLEVFKGGDHRFIDPQHRQRAIEVSLEWFQRYL